In one Sphingomonas hankookensis genomic region, the following are encoded:
- a CDS encoding response regulator — MTAPSIIVVEDDPALRTLTARALQENGYHVRTCSAAPEMWLALEQGPVDLILLDIMLPGTSGIDLCRQIRQNSSVPIIFVSAKGSEVDRVIGLELGADDYLPKPFGTRELIARVRAVLRRGELNAQAAQREEGIYSFEGWTANVPRRELTSPTGAQVDLTGAEFDLLVVLLDHAQRVIARERLIELSRTRLGDSSDRSIDVLISRLRRKLSTAGGTPPIVTVRGVGYMLNVPVERR; from the coding sequence ATGACCGCCCCTTCGATCATCGTCGTCGAGGACGATCCCGCCCTGCGCACACTGACCGCCCGCGCGTTGCAGGAAAATGGCTATCATGTCCGCACTTGTTCGGCTGCGCCCGAAATGTGGCTGGCGCTGGAACAGGGGCCGGTCGACCTGATCCTGCTCGACATCATGCTGCCCGGCACCAGCGGCATCGACCTGTGTCGCCAGATCCGCCAGAACAGCAGCGTGCCGATCATCTTCGTATCGGCCAAGGGCAGCGAGGTCGATCGCGTCATCGGCCTCGAACTCGGCGCCGACGATTACCTGCCCAAGCCGTTCGGCACGCGCGAGCTGATCGCCCGCGTCCGCGCCGTGCTGCGCCGGGGCGAGCTGAACGCCCAGGCGGCGCAGCGCGAGGAAGGCATCTACAGCTTCGAAGGCTGGACCGCGAACGTGCCGCGCCGCGAACTGACTTCGCCGACCGGCGCGCAGGTCGACCTGACCGGTGCCGAATTCGACCTGCTGGTCGTGCTGCTCGACCATGCCCAGCGCGTCATCGCCCGCGAACGGCTGATCGAGCTGTCCCGCACCCGGCTGGGCGACAGTTCGGACCGCAGCATCGACGTGCTCATCAGCCGCCTGCGTCGCAAGCTGTCGACCGCGGGCGGCACCCCGCCGATCGTCACCGTGCGCGGCGTCGGCTATATGCTGAACGTGCCGGTGGAACGCCGTTGA
- a CDS encoding M14 family metallopeptidase has protein sequence MRILILAAALLASTATAQTPLEAPLPPVRPWHGASEKLVAKPADPWITPAEASGFVTTPDYAATRAWIDKLVAASPLLSIETFGKSPQGRDLYAVRAHKPVVGGPATPKPVVLVQAGIHSGEIEGKDAGLMLLRDIALRGKDRLLDKVDLVFVPIYNVDGHERSSPFNRPNQRGPKDMGWRTTAQNLNLNRDYLKADAPETQAMIGLIRRVDPILYLDLHVTDGIDHRYDVTYAFSGWRGYYARSAAIGRFLDTRLRPAMDAALKRKGHIPGYYVSTLDNREPEKGMTQDVDTPRFSTGYGDVAHIPTVLVETHSLKPYRQRVLGTYVFVEESLRLAGERAGELRAAIDADRAARPATVTTSWKQTPEPIYSVDFLGLAHDTYRSPASGRDELRWLPKPVTFKMPVYGSNPDKTVTLPRAWWVPATLPHVIDLLKLHGIAIEPIAAPRTLDLDMARATDPKLGRANEGHIPLEATIVHERRRETMPAGSVRVPADQPLGLLAAFLLEPESEDGVLAWNLAPGMLQRTEYIEGYAIAPLADRMLANDPKLKAEFDAKIAADPAFAADPTARLQWFYARTPYYDERFLLYPIGREVN, from the coding sequence ATGCGTATCCTGATCCTCGCCGCCGCGCTCCTCGCCTCGACCGCCACCGCCCAGACGCCGCTCGAAGCGCCCCTGCCTCCGGTCCGCCCGTGGCACGGTGCGAGCGAAAAGCTGGTCGCGAAGCCCGCCGATCCGTGGATCACCCCGGCGGAGGCAAGCGGGTTCGTCACCACGCCGGACTATGCCGCAACCCGCGCGTGGATCGACAAGCTCGTCGCCGCTTCTCCGCTGCTCTCGATCGAAACCTTCGGCAAAAGCCCGCAGGGGCGCGACCTCTATGCCGTCCGCGCGCACAAGCCGGTGGTCGGCGGCCCCGCGACACCGAAACCGGTCGTGCTGGTACAGGCGGGCATCCATTCCGGCGAGATCGAGGGCAAGGATGCCGGCCTGATGCTGCTGCGCGACATCGCGCTGCGCGGCAAGGACCGGCTGCTCGACAAGGTCGATCTGGTGTTCGTCCCCATCTACAATGTCGACGGCCATGAACGCTCCTCACCGTTCAACCGCCCGAACCAGCGCGGGCCCAAGGACATGGGCTGGCGCACCACCGCGCAGAACCTGAACCTCAACCGCGACTATCTGAAGGCCGATGCGCCGGAGACGCAGGCGATGATCGGCCTGATCCGCCGGGTCGATCCGATCCTGTATCTCGACCTGCATGTCACCGACGGCATCGACCACCGCTATGACGTGACCTACGCCTTTTCCGGCTGGCGGGGCTATTATGCGCGGTCGGCGGCGATCGGGCGGTTCCTCGACACGCGGCTGCGCCCGGCGATGGACGCGGCGCTCAAGCGCAAAGGCCATATTCCGGGCTATTATGTCAGCACGCTCGACAATCGCGAGCCGGAAAAGGGCATGACGCAGGACGTCGACACGCCGCGTTTCTCGACCGGTTACGGCGATGTCGCGCATATCCCGACGGTGCTGGTCGAGACGCACTCGCTCAAGCCCTATCGCCAGCGGGTGCTCGGCACCTATGTCTTCGTCGAGGAATCGCTGCGGCTGGCGGGCGAGCGCGCCGGCGAACTGCGCGCCGCGATCGATGCCGACCGCGCCGCCCGACCGGCAACCGTCACGACGTCGTGGAAGCAGACGCCCGAGCCGATCTACAGCGTCGATTTCCTCGGCCTGGCGCACGACACCTATCGCTCGCCCGCCTCGGGCCGCGACGAACTGCGCTGGCTGCCCAAACCCGTCACCTTCAAGATGCCGGTCTATGGCAGCAACCCCGACAAAACGGTTACGCTGCCCCGCGCGTGGTGGGTGCCCGCCACCCTGCCGCATGTCATCGACCTGCTGAAGCTGCACGGCATCGCCATCGAACCGATCGCGGCACCGCGCACGCTCGACCTCGACATGGCGCGCGCGACCGACCCGAAGCTCGGCCGCGCCAATGAAGGCCATATCCCGCTGGAGGCGACGATCGTCCATGAACGCCGCCGCGAGACCATGCCTGCCGGGTCGGTCCGCGTGCCCGCCGACCAGCCGCTGGGCCTCCTCGCCGCCTTCCTGCTCGAACCCGAAAGCGAGGATGGCGTGCTCGCATGGAACCTCGCACCCGGCATGCTGCAACGGACCGAATATATCGAGGGCTATGCCATCGCGCCGCTCGCCGACCGAATGCTGGCGAACGACCCGAAGCTGAAGGCGGAATTCGATGCGAAGATCGCCGCCGACCCGGCCTTCGCCGCCGATCCGACCGCGCGGCTGCAATGGTTCTATGCCCGCACGCCCTATTATGACGAACGGTTTCTGCTGTATCCGATCGGGCGCGAGGTGAATTGA
- a CDS encoding MFS transporter, giving the protein MAIAPAYEFKPHERPFLPGSPATPDHPFGRRVGYFATGILLGVTGGFSNGLLIANLPQIQGSLGLTPVEGGWLTAVSSMTSVCMSMLLIKFRQQFGMQRFTRVFLAAFLILNILQLVVHSYGVQLVVRGASGIVASALTTLCFLYIMQALPAAARLSGMIMGFGASQVALPLARTLSPLLLADGRIEALFWFELGLTLMCLGAVALLRLPPSERTPAFEKIDFLTFALLAPGVALLCAVLVQGRIQWWSTPWLGYALAAAIPLIGGALLIEHNRANPLLNTRWMLGRNIIRFAIVAASLRILLSEQTFGTVGLLTVVGMGNDQLVTLSLVMTLASIGGVVVSLKMLNMQDLYKPVVIAVALIGLGAWLDSDSTNLTRPSSLYVSQGIIAFAALYFLGPMIMIGVFRALARGPSHIISFSAIFSISQTMGGLAGTALLGSFQIVREKYHAFELTQTLTATDPQVVQRIQQLGGAYARVLGDSALRQASGAGLLGQQVTREANILAYNDVFLGVAMLSAAMVVWLGALWLRFRVKGVNPLAGDLAAVQQMRQKQMS; this is encoded by the coding sequence ATGGCGATCGCCCCGGCGTATGAATTCAAGCCGCACGAGCGGCCGTTCCTGCCCGGATCTCCCGCGACGCCCGATCATCCGTTCGGGCGGCGCGTCGGCTATTTCGCGACCGGCATCCTGCTGGGGGTGACCGGGGGGTTCAGCAACGGGCTGCTGATCGCGAACCTGCCGCAGATCCAGGGATCGCTCGGCCTGACGCCGGTCGAGGGCGGCTGGCTAACCGCCGTGTCGTCGATGACCAGCGTGTGCATGTCGATGCTGCTGATCAAGTTCCGCCAGCAATTCGGGATGCAGCGCTTTACGCGGGTGTTCCTGGCCGCGTTCCTGATCCTCAATATCCTCCAGCTGGTCGTGCACAGCTATGGCGTGCAGCTGGTGGTGCGTGGCGCATCGGGGATCGTCGCCAGTGCGCTGACGACCCTGTGCTTCCTCTACATCATGCAGGCGCTGCCCGCCGCCGCGCGGCTTTCGGGGATGATCATGGGGTTCGGCGCGTCGCAGGTGGCGCTGCCGCTGGCGCGCACGCTGTCGCCGCTGCTGCTGGCCGATGGGCGGATCGAGGCGCTGTTCTGGTTCGAACTGGGGCTGACGCTGATGTGCCTCGGCGCGGTCGCGCTGCTGCGGCTGCCGCCGTCGGAGCGGACGCCGGCGTTCGAGAAGATCGATTTCCTGACCTTCGCGCTGCTGGCACCGGGTGTCGCGTTGCTGTGCGCGGTGCTGGTGCAGGGACGGATCCAATGGTGGTCGACGCCGTGGCTGGGCTATGCGCTGGCCGCCGCCATCCCGCTGATCGGGGGGGCGCTGCTGATCGAGCATAACCGCGCCAACCCGCTGCTCAACACCCGCTGGATGCTGGGGCGCAACATCATCCGGTTCGCGATCGTGGCGGCAAGCTTGCGCATCCTCCTGTCCGAACAGACGTTCGGCACGGTCGGGCTGCTGACCGTGGTCGGCATGGGCAACGACCAGCTGGTGACATTGAGCCTCGTCATGACGCTGGCGTCGATCGGCGGGGTCGTGGTCAGCCTCAAGATGCTGAACATGCAGGATTTGTACAAGCCGGTGGTGATCGCCGTCGCGCTGATCGGCCTTGGCGCGTGGCTGGATTCGGATTCGACCAACCTGACCCGCCCGTCGAGCCTGTATGTCAGCCAGGGGATCATCGCCTTTGCCGCGCTCTATTTCCTGGGGCCAATGATCATGATCGGCGTGTTTCGCGCGCTGGCGCGGGGGCCCAGCCATATCATCAGCTTCTCGGCGATCTTCAGCATTTCGCAGACGATGGGCGGCCTCGCCGGCACCGCGCTGCTAGGCTCCTTCCAGATCGTGCGCGAGAAATATCATGCCTTCGAACTGACCCAGACGCTGACGGCGACCGACCCGCAGGTGGTGCAGCGTATCCAGCAGCTGGGCGGTGCCTATGCCCGCGTGCTCGGCGACTCGGCGCTGCGCCAGGCGTCGGGTGCCGGGCTGCTCGGGCAGCAGGTGACGCGCGAGGCGAACATCCTTGCCTATAACGACGTGTTCCTTGGCGTCGCGATGCTGTCGGCGGCGATGGTCGTGTGGCTGGGGGCGCTGTGGCTGCGCTTCCGCGTGAAGGGCGTGAACCCGCTCGCCGGCGATCTCGCCGCCGTACAGCAGATGCGACAGAAACAGATGTCATGA
- a CDS encoding HlyD family secretion protein, giving the protein MTDTQLSTEEAERLADPVEVPQEPTKARGWAPPRGSLKSTLGFVALLLGGVALALYAWGLWPFGSAIQATDNAYVRGQTTIIAPQVNGYVTEVLVRDFQDVKGGQVLARIDDRIYRQRVDQARAQLAAQQANLANSQQSERSSEASLGGQDAAVQNARAQLARAQADMARVNDLVREGSVSLRERDQTLAALRAAEAGVAQAQAQRSVAQEQVRTVTVGRGGLSAAVENAKAAVRLAEIDLANTVIRAPQDGRLGEVGVRLGQYVTAGTQMMFLVPPTVWVTANFKEAQTARIAPGQPATIRVDALDRAELHGRVERIAPAAANEFAVIRADNATGNFVKVAQRIPVRIAIDRNDPLFQRLRPGMSVEARVDTRGGTSPAAR; this is encoded by the coding sequence ATGACCGATACCCAACTTTCCACAGAAGAAGCAGAACGGCTGGCCGATCCGGTCGAGGTGCCGCAGGAACCGACCAAGGCGCGCGGCTGGGCACCGCCGCGCGGCAGTCTCAAATCCACGCTCGGCTTCGTCGCGCTGCTGCTCGGCGGGGTGGCGCTGGCCCTCTATGCCTGGGGGCTGTGGCCGTTCGGCAGTGCGATCCAGGCGACCGACAATGCCTATGTCCGTGGGCAGACGACGATCATCGCGCCGCAGGTCAACGGCTATGTGACGGAGGTGCTGGTTCGCGATTTTCAGGACGTGAAGGGCGGGCAGGTGCTCGCCCGGATCGACGACCGCATCTATCGCCAGCGGGTCGACCAGGCGCGGGCGCAGCTGGCGGCGCAACAGGCCAACCTCGCCAATTCGCAGCAGAGCGAGCGGTCGAGCGAGGCGAGCCTGGGTGGACAGGACGCGGCGGTGCAGAATGCGCGGGCGCAGCTGGCACGCGCGCAGGCCGACATGGCGCGGGTCAACGATCTGGTGCGCGAAGGATCGGTGTCGCTGCGCGAACGCGATCAGACGCTCGCCGCCCTGCGCGCCGCCGAGGCGGGGGTCGCGCAGGCGCAGGCGCAGCGCAGCGTCGCACAGGAACAGGTGCGGACCGTCACGGTCGGGCGCGGCGGGCTGTCGGCGGCGGTCGAGAATGCGAAGGCGGCGGTGCGACTGGCCGAGATCGATCTGGCCAATACCGTCATCCGCGCGCCGCAGGACGGGCGGCTGGGTGAGGTCGGCGTCCGGCTGGGCCAATATGTGACGGCGGGCACCCAGATGATGTTCCTGGTCCCGCCGACCGTGTGGGTGACCGCCAATTTCAAGGAAGCGCAGACCGCGCGCATCGCACCGGGACAGCCGGCGACGATCCGCGTCGACGCGCTGGACCGCGCCGAGCTGCACGGTCGGGTCGAGCGGATCGCCCCGGCTGCGGCCAATGAGTTCGCGGTGATCCGCGCCGACAACGCCACCGGCAATTTCGTGAAGGTGGCGCAGCGTATTCCGGTGCGCATCGCGATCGACCGCAACGATCCGCTGTTCCAGCGGCTGCGGCCCGGCATGTCGGTCGAGGCGCGGGTCGATACGCGCGGCGGCACGTCGCCGGCGGCGCGATGA
- a CDS encoding efflux transporter outer membrane subunit has translation MKRAALLGLALLGACTPAKRPRPEAASVTPPAAWRTTLPGTATVAANWWEAFGDPELTRLVTAALANNPDIAVAVARVAEARAAERVARAARFPTLDAGVGLIEQRALNAFGSATTGTSLQPVFQSAYEVDLFGRVKRTIDAARLTGDAAAAAADTARLSVAAATASGYVTLRGLDARIATVRATIASRGEALRIARSRAEAGYTSQLELRQAEAEYAAVTQTLPQLELLARRQENALSLLTGTPPRTIARGRPLEALVPPPIPAGLPSDLLRRRPDIAQAEASLAASDASLAAARAQFLPQLRLTGSTGEVLSSALPNPVGIWSIGASVLAPLFRGGQLRGNYDAATARRDQAAFAYQRSVLTAFREVEDALAAVDRLAAQRRALETQRTATAEALRHATNRYRAGYSPYLEQLDAQRALFSAELTLEQTRADQLNALVALYQAMGGGWGG, from the coding sequence ATGAAACGGGCTGCGCTCCTAGGGTTGGCGCTGCTGGGCGCCTGTACCCCGGCCAAGCGGCCGCGACCCGAGGCGGCCAGCGTCACGCCGCCGGCCGCGTGGCGCACGACGCTGCCCGGTACGGCGACCGTAGCGGCGAACTGGTGGGAGGCGTTCGGCGATCCCGAACTGACGCGGCTGGTAACGGCGGCGCTCGCCAACAATCCCGACATCGCCGTTGCGGTGGCGCGGGTGGCGGAAGCGCGGGCGGCCGAGCGGGTGGCGCGCGCGGCGCGCTTTCCGACGCTCGACGCCGGCGTCGGGCTGATCGAACAGCGCGCGCTCAATGCGTTCGGCTCGGCGACGACGGGCACCTCGCTGCAACCTGTGTTCCAGTCGGCCTATGAGGTCGACCTGTTCGGCCGGGTCAAGCGCACCATCGATGCCGCGCGACTGACCGGCGATGCCGCTGCCGCTGCCGCCGATACCGCGCGGCTGTCCGTCGCCGCCGCCACCGCCAGCGGGTATGTCACGTTGCGCGGGCTGGATGCGCGGATCGCAACGGTGCGGGCGACGATCGCGTCGCGTGGCGAGGCGCTGCGCATCGCCCGGTCGCGGGCGGAAGCGGGCTATACCTCGCAGCTCGAACTGCGGCAGGCGGAGGCGGAATATGCCGCCGTGACCCAGACCCTGCCGCAGCTGGAGCTTCTCGCGCGGCGGCAGGAAAATGCGCTGTCGCTGCTGACCGGCACCCCGCCGCGCACCATCGCGCGCGGACGGCCGCTGGAGGCGCTGGTGCCGCCTCCGATCCCCGCCGGTCTGCCGTCCGACCTGCTGCGCCGCCGGCCGGATATCGCGCAGGCAGAGGCGTCGCTGGCGGCAAGCGACGCATCGTTGGCGGCGGCGCGCGCGCAGTTCCTGCCGCAGCTGCGCCTGACCGGATCGACCGGCGAGGTGTTGTCGAGCGCCTTGCCCAATCCGGTCGGCATCTGGTCGATCGGGGCGAGCGTGCTGGCGCCGCTGTTCCGGGGCGGGCAGCTGCGCGGCAATTACGATGCGGCGACCGCGCGGCGCGATCAGGCGGCCTTCGCCTATCAGCGCAGCGTGCTGACCGCGTTTCGCGAGGTCGAGGATGCGCTGGCGGCGGTCGACCGGCTGGCTGCACAGCGACGCGCGCTGGAAACGCAGCGGACCGCGACGGCGGAGGCGCTGCGCCATGCCACCAATCGCTATCGCGCCGGGTACAGCCCGTATCTGGAGCAGCTGGATGCCCAGCGCGCCTTGTTCAGCGCCGAATTGACGCTGGAGCAGACGCGCGCCGACCAGTTGAACGCGCTGGTGGCGCTGTATCAGGCGATGGGCGGGGGCTGGGGCGGATGA
- a CDS encoding GNAT family N-acetyltransferase, with the protein MIRVATPADIPALHALVESAFRGDSARGGWTHEADLLDGQRTDPAALADAIADPDRTILIALDGDALIGCVEAKRAGMGRSALGMLSVRPDRQATGLGRRLVAAAEAYARTEHGATRMEMTVIASRGELIAWYERLGYARTGETRPFPMDDPRFGLPRMALSFVVLDRNIG; encoded by the coding sequence ATGATCCGGGTCGCGACCCCGGCGGACATCCCCGCGCTGCACGCGCTGGTCGAATCGGCGTTTCGTGGCGACAGCGCGCGGGGCGGCTGGACGCACGAGGCCGACCTATTGGACGGCCAGCGTACCGATCCGGCTGCGCTGGCCGATGCGATCGCCGATCCCGACCGCACCATCTTGATCGCGCTGGACGGCGATGCACTGATCGGCTGCGTCGAGGCGAAGCGTGCCGGAATGGGACGCTCGGCGCTCGGCATGTTGTCGGTCCGGCCCGACCGGCAGGCGACGGGACTCGGGCGGCGGCTGGTCGCGGCGGCGGAGGCCTATGCCCGCACGGAACACGGCGCGACGCGGATGGAGATGACGGTCATCGCCTCGCGGGGCGAACTGATCGCCTGGTATGAGCGGCTGGGCTATGCGCGGACCGGAGAAACCCGGCCTTTTCCGATGGATGACCCGCGGTTCGGGCTGCCGCGTATGGCCTTGTCGTTCGTCGTGCTCGACCGGAACATCGGGTGA
- a CDS encoding TetR/AcrR family transcriptional regulator, with translation MNLLQCGEACRASRAAARREKLVSVARRLFAEQGFHGTGVAQLAAESGIKVGQIYRDFADKEAIVAEIVESDLAVFLNDQDMTRAIEHRDVPALREWLREFLRCGSDGEPDPLFAEIMAEAARNDRIRTIAHRINPSVSAALMRVLEALAPDESQAEARSRLCDMILTMSAGVLYRRIGDPDFEEAATFRRLIGVLDAYIDVLIGPEPDPIFENSRCGFVTPK, from the coding sequence GTGAATTTGTTGCAGTGCGGAGAGGCATGTCGCGCCAGCCGGGCGGCGGCACGTCGCGAAAAACTGGTCAGCGTGGCCCGGCGACTGTTCGCCGAACAGGGTTTCCACGGCACCGGCGTCGCCCAGCTGGCCGCCGAGTCGGGAATCAAGGTCGGGCAGATCTACCGCGACTTCGCTGACAAGGAGGCGATCGTTGCGGAAATTGTCGAGAGCGATCTGGCGGTCTTCCTGAACGATCAGGACATGACCCGCGCGATCGAGCATCGCGACGTTCCCGCGCTCCGGGAATGGCTGCGCGAGTTCCTGCGTTGCGGCAGCGACGGCGAACCCGATCCGCTGTTCGCGGAGATCATGGCGGAGGCGGCGCGCAACGACCGGATCCGCACCATCGCGCACAGGATCAACCCTAGCGTGTCGGCGGCGCTGATGCGCGTGCTGGAAGCGCTGGCGCCCGACGAGTCGCAGGCGGAAGCGCGCAGCCGGCTGTGCGACATGATCCTGACGATGAGCGCCGGGGTCCTGTATCGCCGGATCGGCGACCCGGATTTCGAAGAAGCCGCGACCTTTCGCCGCCTGATCGGCGTTCTCGACGCCTATATCGACGTGCTGATCGGACCGGAGCCGGACCCGATCTTCGAAAACAGCCGTTGCGGATTCGTGACGCCGAAGTAG
- a CDS encoding efflux RND transporter periplasmic adaptor subunit — MKNRMAPLALALILSACGGGGESQQQGAPQGPPQVGFVTVQQQPVTLTTELPGRTAPYETSDVRPQVNGLILARLFQEGDYVRQGQPLYRIDPAPYQAAVASARAALSRAQASIASTRNLARRYGELVKINAISRQEYENAVSGAQQAEADIAAQRAALQQAQIDLSRTTIRAPISGRIGRSVSTTGALVSAAQTEALTTIQRLDPIYVDIQQSSADLLKLRQQIMDGDLSRGTGAARVRLKLEDGSTYPMEGTLKFTDVTVDPATGTQAIRAVFSNPRGLLLPGMYVRAELVEGTKANGILVPQRAVTRDPKGAATVLVIGADGKLAPRPLQTQRTVGDQWLVTGGLQPGDKVVIEGAQMLQPGTPVKGYPWKPQPEGQAPQGAAPAGGPQAQAK; from the coding sequence ATGAAAAATCGCATGGCCCCACTGGCACTGGCGCTCATCCTTTCGGCTTGCGGCGGCGGCGGCGAGTCGCAGCAGCAGGGCGCGCCGCAGGGGCCACCCCAGGTCGGGTTCGTGACCGTCCAGCAGCAGCCGGTGACGCTGACCACCGAACTGCCCGGTCGGACCGCGCCCTATGAGACGTCCGACGTCCGGCCGCAGGTCAACGGGCTGATCCTCGCCCGCCTGTTCCAGGAAGGCGATTATGTGCGCCAGGGCCAGCCGCTCTATCGCATCGATCCCGCGCCCTATCAGGCGGCGGTCGCTAGCGCGCGGGCCGCGCTGTCGCGGGCGCAGGCGTCGATCGCCTCGACCCGCAACCTCGCGCGGCGCTATGGCGAACTGGTCAAGATCAACGCGATCAGCCGGCAGGAATATGAGAATGCGGTGAGCGGCGCGCAGCAGGCCGAGGCCGATATCGCCGCCCAGCGCGCCGCACTGCAACAGGCGCAGATCGACCTGTCGCGCACCACCATCCGCGCGCCGATTTCCGGCCGGATCGGGCGGTCGGTATCGACCACCGGCGCGCTGGTATCGGCCGCGCAGACCGAAGCGCTGACCACGATCCAGCGGCTCGACCCGATCTATGTCGATATCCAGCAGTCGAGCGCCGACCTGTTGAAGCTGCGCCAGCAGATCATGGACGGCGACCTGTCGCGCGGCACCGGCGCGGCGCGCGTACGGCTGAAGCTGGAGGATGGCAGCACCTATCCGATGGAAGGTACGCTGAAGTTCACCGACGTCACCGTCGATCCGGCGACCGGCACGCAGGCGATCCGCGCGGTCTTTTCCAACCCGCGCGGGCTGCTGCTGCCGGGCATGTATGTCCGTGCCGAACTGGTCGAGGGGACGAAGGCCAACGGCATCCTCGTGCCGCAGCGTGCGGTGACGCGCGATCCGAAGGGGGCGGCGACCGTCCTCGTCATCGGTGCCGATGGCAAGCTGGCGCCGCGTCCGCTCCAGACGCAGCGCACCGTGGGCGACCAGTGGCTGGTTACCGGCGGCCTGCAACCGGGCGACAAGGTCGTGATCGAAGGTGCGCAGATGCTCCAGCCCGGCACCCCGGTGAAGGGCTATCCGTGGAAGCCCCAGCCCGAGGGGCAGGCACCGCAGGGTGCCGCCCCGGCGGGCGGGCCCCAGGCACAGGCGAAGTAA